One part of the Mesorhizobium sp. M4B.F.Ca.ET.058.02.1.1 genome encodes these proteins:
- a CDS encoding diacylglycerol kinase yields MQRLIDAFFNSVRAFRKLAAHEKAFQQELMLLTLALPAGWFISVSWRGYALLLGAVLLLIMVEVLNTGIEAACDAFSREFNVDIQLAKDCGSLAVLISVVIVAGVWGIAIIERITGLPI; encoded by the coding sequence ATGCAGCGGCTGATCGATGCTTTCTTCAACTCGGTGCGGGCGTTCCGCAAGCTGGCTGCCCACGAAAAAGCCTTCCAGCAGGAGCTGATGCTGCTCACCCTTGCCCTGCCGGCGGGCTGGTTCATCTCGGTGTCGTGGCGCGGCTACGCGCTGCTGCTCGGCGCGGTGCTGCTCCTGATCATGGTCGAAGTGCTCAACACCGGCATCGAGGCTGCCTGCGACGCCTTCAGCCGCGAGTTCAATGTCGACATCCAGCTCGCCAAGGATTGCGGTTCGCTGGCGGTGCTGATCTCGGTGGTGATCGTGGCCGGCGTCTGGGGCATCGCCATTATCGAGCGCATCACGGGACTACCGATCTAG
- a CDS encoding DUF1003 domain-containing protein, with product MNKTVEDLANRWLRQRPDALSKLESRVLQSALDRTTISKDTNKAVAFHQTFGDRVADTIARIGGSWSFILTFIAFLVLWTFGNVWLLSRDAFDPYPFIFLNLVLSMIAALQAPVIMMSQNRQTERDRIDAAHDYEVNLKAEIEIMALHEKLDELRHSEIIGMRDEILRLAEQVRRIDEKLSARQSP from the coding sequence ATGAACAAGACAGTCGAGGATCTGGCGAACCGCTGGCTGAGGCAAAGGCCGGATGCATTGAGCAAGCTCGAAAGCCGGGTGCTGCAAAGCGCGCTTGATCGCACCACCATCTCGAAGGACACCAACAAGGCCGTCGCCTTTCACCAGACGTTCGGCGACCGGGTCGCCGACACTATCGCCCGCATCGGCGGCTCATGGTCGTTCATCCTGACCTTCATCGCCTTCCTGGTCTTGTGGACCTTCGGCAATGTCTGGCTGCTGTCTCGCGACGCCTTCGACCCCTATCCCTTTATTTTCCTCAACCTGGTGCTTTCGATGATCGCAGCACTGCAGGCGCCGGTGATCATGATGTCGCAGAACCGCCAGACCGAGCGCGACCGTATCGACGCCGCCCACGACTATGAGGTCAACCTCAAGGCCGAGATCGAGATCATGGCGCTGCATGAGAAGCTGGACGAACTGCGCCACAGCGAGATCATCGGCATGCGCGACGAGATCCTGCGGCTGGCCGAGCAGGTCAGGCGCATCGATGAAAAGCTGTCGGCGCGGCAAAGTCCCTGA
- a CDS encoding DNA-3-methyladenine glycosylase I, whose amino-acid sequence MADFQRIRARAAKRKGGEAALASLLGPLPDNKAVAKVTDDRILSTMAERIFAAGFVWRVIEQKWPGFEEAFLGFEPKRLLFQPDDFWHELASDKRIVRNPQKIKAVRDNAAFVERVSKEHGGFGKFLAAWPADDQVGLTAYLGKHGSRLGGNTGQYFLRWLEWDTFVVSADMAAALRDAGIDIAENPTSKRDLDKIQAQINQWSAETGLPRRHISRILAMSIGENRSVEALSEYMND is encoded by the coding sequence ATGGCTGACTTTCAAAGAATCCGCGCCCGTGCGGCAAAGCGCAAGGGCGGCGAAGCGGCGCTGGCGTCGCTGCTCGGGCCGCTGCCGGACAATAAGGCCGTGGCTAAGGTCACGGATGACCGCATCCTGTCGACGATGGCCGAGCGGATTTTCGCCGCCGGTTTCGTCTGGCGCGTCATCGAACAGAAGTGGCCGGGTTTCGAGGAGGCGTTCCTCGGTTTCGAGCCGAAGCGCTTGCTGTTCCAGCCCGACGATTTCTGGCATGAACTCGCCTCCGACAAGCGCATCGTGCGCAATCCGCAGAAGATCAAGGCCGTCCGCGACAACGCCGCCTTCGTCGAGCGCGTGTCGAAGGAGCATGGCGGCTTCGGCAAATTCCTCGCCGCCTGGCCGGCCGACGACCAGGTCGGGCTGACGGCCTATCTCGGCAAGCACGGCAGCCGGCTGGGCGGCAACACCGGCCAGTACTTCCTGCGCTGGCTGGAGTGGGACACCTTCGTCGTCTCGGCCGACATGGCGGCGGCACTTCGCGATGCCGGCATCGACATCGCCGAGAACCCGACCTCGAAGCGGGACCTCGACAAGATCCAGGCGCAGATCAATCAATGGTCGGCTGAAACCGGCCTGCCGCGCCGGCACATCTCGCGCATCCTGGCGATGTCGATCGGCGAGAACCGCTCCGTGGAAGCGCTGAGCGAGTATATGAACGACTAG
- a CDS encoding universal stress protein: MRFKTIVAILQNEQDAERVLDCAIPLADRFQSHLVGIHAEALPVPYTSATGFPDTEFLQVSAEMNRERADKLEALFLRRIEASGLSFEWRSLESFSGDSALTGISSVRAADLIIAAQRDTGGDPSADVDTLVYDAGRPVLVVPHEGPLITTFKRVLLAWNGSKEAARAAFDALPFISEAEKTDILIIDPPETLDEAPEAAGAEIAAALSRHGATVSVSVQRSNGGSVDDLIQTRIAETGADLLVLGAYSHSWLRQLLFGGVTRTVLRTAPVAAFLSR, encoded by the coding sequence ATGCGCTTCAAGACCATCGTCGCCATATTGCAGAACGAGCAGGACGCCGAGCGCGTGCTCGATTGCGCCATCCCGCTTGCCGACCGCTTTCAAAGCCATCTCGTCGGCATCCATGCCGAGGCGCTTCCAGTCCCCTACACCTCGGCGACCGGCTTTCCGGACACCGAGTTCCTGCAGGTGTCGGCCGAGATGAACCGGGAACGCGCCGACAAGCTGGAAGCGCTTTTCCTGAGGCGCATCGAAGCGTCGGGCCTATCCTTCGAGTGGCGCAGCCTCGAGAGCTTTTCCGGCGACAGCGCGCTGACCGGCATTTCAAGCGTCCGTGCAGCCGACCTGATCATCGCCGCCCAGCGCGACACCGGCGGCGATCCGAGCGCCGATGTCGACACGCTGGTCTATGATGCCGGACGGCCCGTGCTCGTGGTGCCGCATGAAGGCCCCCTCATCACAACCTTCAAGCGTGTGCTCCTGGCCTGGAACGGCAGCAAGGAGGCCGCACGCGCCGCCTTCGACGCCCTGCCCTTCATCAGCGAGGCGGAGAAGACGGACATATTGATCATCGATCCGCCGGAGACGCTGGACGAAGCCCCGGAGGCCGCCGGCGCCGAGATCGCCGCGGCGCTCTCCAGGCACGGCGCCACCGTCAGCGTCTCGGTGCAGAGGTCGAATGGCGGTTCCGTCGATGACCTGATCCAGACACGCATCGCCGAGACCGGCGCCGACTTGCTCGTGCTCGGCGCTTACAGCCATTCCTGGCTGCGCCAACTGCTGTTCGGCGGCGTGACACGCACGGTGCTGCGCACCGCGCCAGTGGCGGCCTTCCTGTCTAGATGA
- the gpt gene encoding xanthine phosphoribosyltransferase — MSLPEKAFPVSWDQFHRDARALAWRLAGASKGQWKAIVCITRGGLVPAAIISRELGIRVIETVCVASYHDYTSQGQLQVLKEITPALLADDGAGVLIIDDLTDTGKTAGIVRAMMPKAHFATVYAKPKGRPLVDTFVTEVSQDTWIYFPWDMGFTYQKPIADDHAG, encoded by the coding sequence ATGTCCCTTCCCGAAAAAGCCTTCCCGGTCTCCTGGGACCAGTTCCACCGCGACGCCCGCGCGCTTGCCTGGCGGCTTGCCGGCGCCAGCAAGGGGCAGTGGAAGGCGATCGTCTGCATCACCCGCGGCGGCCTTGTGCCAGCCGCCATCATCTCGCGCGAGCTCGGCATCCGGGTCATCGAGACGGTTTGCGTCGCCTCCTATCACGACTACACCAGCCAGGGGCAGTTGCAGGTTCTGAAGGAAATCACGCCGGCGTTGCTCGCCGACGACGGCGCCGGTGTGCTGATCATCGACGACCTCACCGACACCGGCAAGACCGCGGGCATCGTACGCGCCATGATGCCTAAGGCGCATTTCGCCACCGTCTACGCCAAGCCGAAGGGGCGACCGCTGGTCGATACCTTCGTCACCGAGGTCAGCCAGGATACCTGGATCTACTTTCCCTGGGATATGGGCTTCACTTACCAGAAGCCGATCGCCGACGATCACGCCGGCTGA
- a CDS encoding hemerythrin domain-containing protein, with amino-acid sequence MSDAADFLLLERAGLPDDLRWLTQKYPRETWQGHGNIHGLAAMWLGRHDMFRELGGMLANGIGDYREGRLTAPDFARWFAPRLNHFLGNLDGHHNVEDYQYFPAFAKAEPRLKRGFEILDADHHTIHEGLERNAEAANAFIRTLEESEDRQRFAADVYADENSRLIAMLTRHLADEEDLIIPLILDRGDRALDTDIDID; translated from the coding sequence ATGTCGGACGCCGCTGATTTTCTGTTGCTCGAGCGAGCCGGGCTGCCGGACGATCTGCGCTGGCTGACGCAAAAATATCCGCGCGAGACTTGGCAGGGCCACGGCAATATTCATGGCCTCGCCGCTATGTGGCTTGGGCGGCACGACATGTTCCGCGAACTCGGCGGCATGCTGGCCAACGGCATTGGTGACTATCGCGAAGGCAGGCTGACAGCGCCGGACTTCGCGCGTTGGTTCGCGCCGCGGCTGAACCATTTCCTTGGCAATCTCGACGGCCACCATAATGTCGAGGACTACCAATACTTCCCGGCCTTCGCCAAGGCTGAGCCCCGGTTGAAGCGAGGCTTCGAGATACTCGACGCCGACCATCACACCATACACGAAGGGCTGGAACGCAACGCCGAGGCGGCGAATGCCTTTATCCGCACGCTCGAGGAGAGCGAGGACAGACAGCGCTTTGCCGCCGACGTCTATGCCGATGAGAACAGCCGGCTGATCGCCATGCTCACAAGGCACCTGGCCGACGAAGAGGATTTGATCATCCCGCTGATCCTCGACCGTGGCGACCGCGCCCTCGACACCGACATCGACATCGACTGA
- a CDS encoding NAD+ synthase — protein sequence MTKKPDILRIAIAQLNPTVGDVAGNLAKAREARADAARQGADLVLYTELFLAGYPPEDLVLKPAFLKACEKAAEDFAKDTADGGPGVIIGTPLKRKSGTHNSIIVADGGKILAERYKLDLPNYGEFDEKRVFQAGPELQGPVNFRGVRIGIPICEDIWGEVAVCETLAESGAEILLVPNGSPYYRAKIDVRHQVVIRQVIETGLPMIYANQLGGQDELIFDGASFAIGADKTLAFQMSQFEDAVDVTTWKRTDDGWVCAEGPMSKIPEREEADYRACMLGLRDYVNKNGFKNVVLGLSGGIDSAICAALAVDALGEERLRAVMMPYRYTSKDSLKDAEDCARALGCRYDIVPIFEPVEGFLHALTQMFEGTKEGITEENLQSRARGTILMAISNKFGSMVVTTGNKSEMSVGYATLYGDMNGGFNPIKDLYKMQVYALSRWRNSHVPPGALGPSGEVIPKNIIDKAPSAELRENQTDQDSLPPYPVLDDILECLVEHEMGVDEIVARGHDRATVARVEHLLYIAEYKRRQAAPGVKITRKNFGRDRRYPITNRFRDGR from the coding sequence ATGACCAAGAAGCCCGACATCCTGCGCATCGCCATCGCCCAGCTCAACCCGACCGTCGGTGACGTCGCCGGCAATCTTGCCAAGGCGCGCGAGGCGAGGGCGGATGCGGCCCGGCAGGGCGCCGATCTCGTGCTCTACACCGAGCTCTTCCTCGCCGGCTATCCGCCGGAAGACCTGGTGCTGAAGCCCGCTTTTCTGAAGGCTTGTGAAAAGGCCGCGGAAGATTTCGCCAAGGACACTGCGGATGGCGGTCCCGGCGTCATCATCGGCACGCCCTTGAAGCGCAAGAGCGGCACGCACAATTCGATCATCGTCGCCGATGGCGGCAAGATCCTGGCCGAACGCTACAAGCTCGACCTGCCGAACTATGGGGAGTTCGACGAAAAGCGCGTCTTCCAGGCCGGGCCGGAACTGCAGGGGCCGGTCAACTTCCGCGGCGTGCGCATCGGCATTCCGATCTGCGAGGACATCTGGGGCGAGGTCGCCGTCTGCGAGACGCTGGCCGAAAGCGGCGCCGAGATCCTGCTGGTGCCGAACGGCTCACCCTACTATCGCGCCAAGATCGACGTCCGCCATCAGGTCGTCATCCGCCAGGTCATCGAAACCGGCCTGCCGATGATCTACGCCAACCAACTGGGCGGCCAGGACGAGCTGATCTTCGACGGCGCTTCTTTCGCAATCGGCGCGGACAAGACGCTTGCCTTCCAGATGAGCCAGTTCGAGGACGCGGTCGACGTCACCACCTGGAAGCGCACGGATGACGGCTGGGTCTGCGCGGAAGGGCCGATGTCGAAGATCCCGGAGCGGGAAGAGGCCGACTATCGCGCCTGCATGCTTGGCCTGCGCGACTACGTCAACAAGAACGGCTTCAAGAACGTCGTGCTCGGCCTGTCCGGCGGTATCGATTCGGCGATCTGCGCCGCCCTTGCCGTCGATGCGCTGGGCGAAGAACGGCTGCGCGCGGTGATGATGCCCTACCGCTATACCTCGAAGGATTCGCTGAAGGACGCCGAGGACTGCGCCCGCGCGCTTGGCTGCCGCTACGACATCGTACCGATCTTCGAGCCGGTCGAAGGTTTTCTGCACGCGCTGACGCAGATGTTCGAAGGCACCAAGGAAGGCATCACCGAGGAGAACCTGCAGAGCCGCGCGCGCGGCACCATCCTGATGGCGATCTCCAACAAGTTCGGTTCGATGGTCGTCACCACCGGCAACAAGAGCGAGATGTCGGTCGGTTACGCCACGCTTTACGGCGACATGAATGGCGGCTTCAACCCGATCAAGGACCTCTACAAGATGCAGGTCTATGCACTGTCGCGCTGGCGCAACAGCCACGTGCCGCCGGGCGCGCTCGGCCCTTCCGGCGAGGTGATCCCGAAGAACATCATCGACAAGGCGCCGTCGGCGGAGCTGCGCGAGAACCAGACCGACCAGGATTCGCTGCCGCCCTATCCGGTGCTGGACGATATCCTTGAATGCCTGGTCGAGCACGAGATGGGCGTTGACGAGATCGTTGCGCGCGGCCATGACCGGGCGACAGTGGCGCGGGTCGAGCACCTGCTCTACATCGCCGAATACAAGCGCCGGCAGGCCGCACCGGGCGTGAAGATCACTAGGAAGAACTTCGGCCGCGACCGCCGCTATCCGATCACCAACCGGTTCAGGGACGGGCGGTAA
- a CDS encoding competence/damage-inducible protein A: protein MPEIVTAAMLVIGDEILSGRTKDKNIGHLADIMTAIGIDLKEVRIVADEEDEIVAAVNAVRARYTYVFTTGGIGPTHDDITADSIAKAFSVPCEYDAKAYAMLEASYAARGIEYTEARKRMARMPRGADHIDNPVSIAPGFRIGNVHVMAGVPSIFQAMLDNVVPTLKAGTKMLSVTVQCPFGEGLIGGPLADIQKAHSDTIIGSYPKYGDGKFWTELVVRARSEEALEAARRDVEAMVAGLAKAAG, encoded by the coding sequence ATGCCTGAAATTGTCACCGCCGCCATGCTCGTCATCGGCGACGAGATCCTGTCGGGCCGGACCAAGGACAAGAACATCGGCCACCTTGCCGACATCATGACGGCCATAGGCATCGACCTGAAGGAAGTGCGCATCGTTGCCGACGAGGAGGACGAGATCGTCGCCGCGGTCAATGCCGTGCGCGCTCGCTACACCTACGTCTTCACCACCGGCGGCATCGGCCCCACGCATGACGACATCACCGCCGATTCGATCGCCAAGGCGTTCAGCGTGCCATGCGAATACGACGCCAAGGCCTATGCGATGCTGGAAGCGAGCTATGCCGCGCGCGGCATTGAATACACCGAGGCGAGGAAGCGCATGGCGCGCATGCCGCGTGGCGCCGACCATATCGACAATCCGGTGTCTATCGCGCCGGGCTTCCGCATCGGCAACGTCCATGTCATGGCCGGCGTGCCGTCGATCTTCCAGGCCATGCTCGACAATGTCGTGCCGACGCTGAAGGCGGGGACCAAAATGCTGTCGGTGACGGTCCAGTGCCCGTTCGGCGAGGGCCTGATCGGCGGCCCCCTGGCCGATATCCAGAAGGCGCATTCCGACACCATCATCGGCTCTTACCCGAAATATGGCGACGGCAAGTTCTGGACCGAACTCGTCGTGCGCGCCCGCAGCGAGGAAGCGCTGGAGGCCGCGCGCAGGGATGTCGAAGCCATGGTGGCCGGCCTCGCCAAGGCGGCCGGTTGA
- a CDS encoding PilZ domain-containing protein encodes MTNTTQPLENNSSDSRRKHRQRVLKGGSIITGIKNSEISCTLRNQNEGGAELKVAPDARVPDRFLLYVPVDGVAYRSEVRWRRNDRVGVQFTGTEPKPKLHYG; translated from the coding sequence ATGACCAACACCACACAACCACTCGAAAACAATTCCAGCGACAGCCGTCGCAAGCACCGCCAGCGCGTGCTCAAGGGCGGTTCGATCATCACCGGCATCAAGAATTCCGAGATCAGCTGCACCTTGCGCAACCAGAATGAGGGCGGCGCCGAGCTGAAGGTCGCGCCGGACGCCCGCGTTCCCGATCGCTTCCTGCTCTATGTACCGGTCGACGGCGTCGCCTACCGATCGGAGGTCCGCTGGCGCCGCAACGATCGCGTCGGCGTCCAGTTCACCGGCACCGAGCCGAAGCCGAAGTTGCACTACGGCTGA
- a CDS encoding NUDIX hydrolase: protein MLTRPTTHYHLAERVRRLFGTAPCRLQVAALPWREAGDGVEIMLITSRDTGRWVLPKGWPEAKEPLCEAAAREAGEEAGLRGTVSHLEAGRYFYAKALASGEEVPCEVLVFPLRVDRVADRWKEKRARTRKWVNSTEAVRMVNEPDLCQIIAHFCANPRKFA, encoded by the coding sequence ATGTTGACGAGGCCAACGACGCACTATCATCTAGCCGAAAGGGTCCGGCGACTGTTCGGCACCGCGCCGTGCCGCCTGCAGGTTGCCGCTTTGCCCTGGCGCGAGGCCGGCGATGGCGTCGAGATCATGCTGATCACCAGCCGCGACACCGGCCGTTGGGTGCTGCCCAAGGGTTGGCCGGAAGCCAAGGAGCCGCTTTGCGAGGCGGCGGCGCGCGAGGCCGGCGAAGAAGCCGGGTTGCGCGGCACGGTCTCCCATCTCGAAGCCGGCCGCTATTTCTATGCCAAGGCACTCGCTTCCGGCGAGGAAGTGCCTTGCGAGGTGCTGGTCTTCCCGCTGCGGGTCGACCGCGTTGCCGACCGCTGGAAGGAAAAGCGGGCGCGCACCCGCAAATGGGTGAACTCGACCGAAGCCGTGCGCATGGTCAACGAGCCGGACCTCTGCCAGATCATCGCCCATTTCTGCGCCAATCCGCGCAAATTCGCGTGA
- a CDS encoding ABC transporter ATP-binding protein: MARFRIDLRAEAFRSVLGFTLGHWRRQPWRLSLIMAAFLLSTLADVLTPLYSGRLVDAVASSGAADDVAWNAAISAFWMLVALALTGVVLRNAAFMAIVELTLKMMADIAADAFHRVQRFSTDWHANSFAGSTVRKITRGMWALDLLNDTILIALLPSVVMLVGSTLLLGWFWPLMGAVVAAGSVLFIMVTAMLSLGYVAPAARLANTWDTRLGGSLADAVSCNAVVKGFGAEAREEARLAWVVAKWRARTRRTWVRGTVNGTTQGTMLLLLRTAVIGLALMLWAWGEASAGDVAFVLTSFFVLQGYLRDIGTHIRNLQRSINDMEELVDFQAEPLGIEDRTTAGPIRISDGGISFDKVTFHYGNHRLPLYRDFSVEIAPGERVGLVGHSGSGKTTFVKLIQRLYDVNAGRILIDGQDIAEVAQASLRAQIAIVQQEPILFHRSLAENIAYARPSATQPEIEHAARLASAHEFIANLPKGYGTLVGERGVKLSGGERQRVAIARAFLADARVLILDEATSSLDSESEVLIQQAMERLMVGRTTLVIAHRLSTVRALDRLLVFDRGRIVEEGSHDQLIRLNGGIYRRLFERQALELTKGLVI; encoded by the coding sequence ATGGCTCGTTTTCGAATCGATCTGCGTGCCGAAGCCTTCCGCAGCGTGCTTGGCTTCACGCTCGGCCATTGGCGGCGCCAGCCGTGGCGGCTTTCGCTGATCATGGCCGCCTTCCTTTTGTCGACGCTGGCCGATGTGCTGACGCCGCTCTATTCCGGACGGCTGGTCGACGCCGTCGCCAGCAGTGGTGCTGCCGACGACGTCGCCTGGAACGCGGCAATCTCAGCCTTCTGGATGCTGGTCGCCCTGGCGCTGACCGGCGTCGTGCTGCGCAACGCCGCCTTCATGGCCATCGTCGAGCTGACGCTGAAGATGATGGCCGACATCGCCGCCGACGCCTTCCACCGCGTCCAGCGTTTTTCCACCGACTGGCATGCCAACAGCTTCGCCGGCTCGACCGTGCGCAAGATCACGCGCGGCATGTGGGCGCTCGACCTGCTCAATGACACGATCCTGATCGCACTGTTGCCGTCGGTCGTCATGCTCGTCGGCTCGACCCTGCTGCTCGGCTGGTTCTGGCCGCTGATGGGCGCGGTGGTCGCCGCTGGCTCTGTGCTGTTCATCATGGTGACGGCGATGCTGTCGCTTGGCTATGTCGCGCCGGCGGCCCGGCTCGCCAACACATGGGATACGCGCCTTGGCGGTTCACTCGCCGATGCGGTGAGCTGCAATGCCGTGGTCAAGGGTTTCGGCGCCGAGGCGCGCGAGGAAGCGCGTCTTGCCTGGGTCGTCGCCAAATGGCGCGCCCGCACCCGCCGCACCTGGGTGCGCGGCACCGTCAACGGCACCACGCAGGGCACGATGCTTCTGCTGCTGCGGACGGCTGTGATCGGTCTGGCGCTGATGCTGTGGGCGTGGGGCGAGGCCAGCGCCGGCGACGTCGCCTTCGTGCTCACCTCGTTCTTCGTGCTGCAGGGCTATCTGCGCGACATCGGCACGCATATCCGCAACCTGCAGCGTTCGATCAACGACATGGAGGAACTGGTCGACTTCCAGGCCGAACCGCTCGGCATCGAAGACCGGACGACCGCGGGGCCGATCCGCATCAGCGATGGAGGCATCAGCTTCGACAAGGTCACCTTCCACTATGGCAACCATCGGCTGCCGCTCTACCGCGATTTCTCGGTCGAAATCGCGCCCGGCGAGCGCGTCGGGCTGGTCGGCCATTCCGGTTCGGGCAAGACGACCTTCGTCAAGCTGATCCAGCGCCTCTACGATGTGAACGCCGGCAGGATCCTGATCGACGGCCAGGATATTGCCGAGGTGGCGCAGGCATCACTGCGCGCGCAGATCGCCATCGTCCAGCAGGAGCCGATCCTGTTCCACCGCTCGCTGGCCGAGAACATCGCCTATGCCCGGCCCAGCGCCACGCAGCCCGAGATCGAGCATGCGGCGCGGCTGGCGAGCGCGCATGAGTTCATCGCCAACCTGCCGAAAGGCTATGGCACGCTGGTCGGCGAGCGCGGCGTGAAGCTGTCGGGCGGCGAGCGCCAGCGGGTGGCGATCGCGCGTGCCTTCCTCGCCGACGCGCGCGTCCTGATCCTCGACGAGGCGACGTCCAGCCTCGATTCGGAATCGGAGGTGCTGATCCAGCAGGCGATGGAGCGGTTGATGGTCGGCCGCACGACGCTGGTCATCGCCCACCGGCTGTCGACCGTCAGGGCGCTCGACAGGCTGCTGGTGTTCGATCGTGGCCGCATCGTCGAGGAGGGCTCGCATGACCAGCTGATCCGGCTGAACGGCGGCATCTATCGCCGCTTGTTCGAACGCCAGGCGCTCGAGCTGACCAAGGGTCTGGTCATCTGA
- a CDS encoding DedA family protein encodes MTEAIHHLIEQYGLFAVFLGCVAEGESAAILAGFFAHQHVFMAWQAFLAAAIGAFAGDTFFFILGRNFADHPYVLKLKARPGFSHAFRLVSSHPNIFVLSNRYIYGMRLVGGVAAGFANITVMRFVVLNAISSLVWAALFCTVGYVFGLGAERVVGQALARHERLLIALAIGLVVASLAWFLAHSVARKERARDAGDGQGEAR; translated from the coding sequence ATGACCGAGGCCATCCACCATCTCATCGAGCAGTACGGTCTGTTCGCCGTTTTCCTGGGCTGCGTCGCCGAAGGCGAAAGCGCCGCCATACTCGCCGGCTTCTTTGCGCATCAGCATGTCTTCATGGCCTGGCAGGCTTTCCTGGCGGCAGCCATCGGCGCCTTCGCCGGCGACACCTTCTTCTTCATCCTCGGCCGCAACTTCGCCGATCATCCCTATGTGCTCAAGCTGAAGGCGCGGCCAGGCTTCAGCCATGCCTTCCGTTTGGTCTCCTCCCATCCCAACATCTTCGTGCTTTCGAACCGCTACATCTACGGCATGCGCCTGGTCGGCGGCGTCGCAGCCGGCTTCGCCAACATCACAGTGATGCGCTTCGTCGTCCTCAACGCCATCTCGTCGCTGGTCTGGGCGGCGTTGTTCTGCACGGTCGGCTACGTTTTCGGACTGGGCGCCGAGCGCGTCGTCGGCCAGGCGCTGGCGCGCCACGAACGGCTGCTGATCGCGCTGGCAATCGGGCTTGTCGTCGCCAGCCTCGCCTGGTTCCTCGCCCACTCCGTCGCCAGGAAGGAACGCGCCAGGGACGCAGGGGACGGTCAGGGCGAAGCCAGGTAA
- a CDS encoding diguanylate cyclase, whose amino-acid sequence MQPAFVPNDRNTDIASTVVATMRQLGVLGLPRNYEIFYEALSGSNHELSLAVVSLSNRPTQEELDRIGRTFFAQHHGPGIVEHARDVIAKELEDIASLLRSERSHIEKYGRILDETSSGLGNRSMLSQDLLQKIVTAMSAATNSTIDHGRQVASTLSEKTAELESVKSKLEEYKRLADTDPLTQVWNRRAFDKEITKIYNSNKGILFNALILADIDRFKDINDRFGHPVGDRIIQIIAEIFQTSIRGDMFVARTGGEEFALIVEGASEDTTFEIAERIRTLIEQTPFTSSQTGTNYGTVTVSMGICMASEAESPEDLYTKADRALYRSKVGGRNRVTRHSAMAGRAGKSWLLYKKD is encoded by the coding sequence ATGCAGCCGGCTTTCGTTCCAAACGACAGGAACACCGACATAGCGAGCACCGTCGTGGCGACGATGCGCCAGCTTGGCGTGCTTGGCCTGCCGCGCAACTACGAGATCTTCTACGAGGCTCTGAGCGGCAGCAATCATGAACTCAGCCTAGCCGTCGTCTCGCTGAGCAACCGGCCGACCCAGGAGGAACTCGACCGCATCGGCCGAACCTTCTTTGCCCAGCATCACGGCCCCGGCATTGTCGAGCACGCGCGCGACGTCATCGCCAAGGAACTCGAGGATATCGCCTCGCTGTTGCGCAGCGAGCGTTCCCACATCGAGAAATACGGCCGCATCCTCGACGAGACGTCGAGTGGGCTCGGCAACCGCAGCATGCTGTCGCAGGACCTGCTGCAGAAGATCGTCACCGCCATGTCGGCGGCCACCAACTCGACGATCGACCATGGCAGGCAAGTGGCGAGCACGCTCAGCGAAAAGACCGCCGAGCTCGAGAGCGTCAAGTCGAAGCTCGAGGAGTACAAGCGGCTCGCCGACACCGATCCCTTGACGCAGGTCTGGAACCGCCGCGCCTTCGATAAGGAAATCACCAAGATCTACAACTCCAACAAGGGCATCCTGTTCAATGCCCTGATCCTCGCCGACATCGACCGCTTCAAGGACATCAACGACCGCTTCGGCCATCCAGTCGGAGACAGGATCATCCAGATCATCGCCGAGATCTTCCAGACCAGCATTCGCGGCGACATGTTCGTTGCCCGCACCGGCGGCGAGGAATTCGCCCTGATCGTCGAGGGTGCCAGCGAAGACACGACTTTCGAGATCGCCGAGCGCATTCGCACGCTGATCGAGCAGACGCCGTTCACCAGCAGCCAGACCGGCACCAATTACGGCACGGTGACCGTGTCGATGGGCATCTGCATGGCGTCCGAGGCCGAAAGCCCCGAGGACCTCTACACCAAGGCCGACCGGGCGCTCTATCGCTCGAAGGTCGGCGGCCGCAACCGCGTGACAAGGCATTCGGCGATGGCCGGTCGCGCCGGCAAGAGCTGGCTGCTCTACAAGAAAGACTGA